Proteins encoded within one genomic window of Thermus oshimai DSM 12092:
- a CDS encoding Dabb family protein, with protein sequence MVEHLIVFNAEASPEEVRRMVAEAKAVLTQIPGVLGLRYGEALSPGARYRYWLSVVFAGPEVVEVYRDHPLHVDFANRVFRPMAKDRITTDYLVLEGPCAP encoded by the coding sequence ATGGTGGAGCACCTGATCGTCTTCAACGCGGAGGCGAGCCCGGAGGAGGTGCGGCGCATGGTGGCCGAGGCCAAGGCGGTCCTCACCCAGATTCCTGGGGTCTTGGGCCTGCGCTACGGGGAGGCCCTGAGCCCGGGGGCCCGGTACCGGTACTGGCTTTCCGTGGTCTTTGCGGGGCCGGAGGTGGTGGAGGTCTACCGGGACCACCCCCTGCACGTGGACTTCGCCAACCGGGTCTTCCGGCCCATGGCCAAGGACCGCATCACCACCGACTACCTGGTCCTGGAGGGGCCATGCGCACCCTGA
- a CDS encoding class II fructose-bisphosphate aldolase: MLLSLKEVLPEKGRAVGAFDVVGLEWAEAVLEGAETLGLPVILSVAPHLGGPPLPALAPGLRHLAEAARVPVALHLDHGETLEEVVEALRLGFTGVMLDGSHLPLEENIRLTRLAVEVARAFGAGVEGEVGVVPGHYGPGEDREAPLYTDPLEAERYLAETGVDALAVSIGTRHGLYKGPTRLNLPLLERLSALPVPLVLHGASGLSPEEYRALVQRGIRKINLYADLALEAARALREVSGEGYLDLMAGMKEALKGLAMARMRLWWG; encoded by the coding sequence ATGCTCTTGAGCCTAAAAGAGGTCCTCCCCGAGAAGGGCCGGGCGGTGGGGGCCTTTGACGTGGTGGGCCTGGAGTGGGCGGAGGCGGTCTTGGAGGGGGCGGAAACCCTGGGCCTGCCCGTGATCCTCAGCGTGGCCCCCCACCTGGGGGGGCCGCCCCTCCCCGCCCTGGCCCCCGGCCTCCGCCACCTGGCGGAGGCGGCCCGGGTGCCCGTGGCCCTCCACCTGGACCACGGGGAAACCCTAGAGGAGGTGGTGGAGGCCCTGCGCCTGGGGTTTACGGGGGTGATGCTGGACGGAAGCCACCTCCCCTTGGAGGAGAACATCCGCCTCACCCGCCTGGCGGTGGAGGTGGCCCGGGCCTTCGGCGCGGGGGTGGAGGGGGAGGTGGGGGTGGTGCCGGGCCACTACGGCCCCGGGGAGGACCGGGAGGCCCCCCTCTACACCGACCCCCTCGAGGCCGAGCGCTACCTGGCGGAAACAGGGGTGGACGCCCTGGCGGTGAGCATCGGCACCCGGCACGGCCTCTACAAGGGGCCCACCCGGCTCAACCTCCCCCTTCTGGAGCGCCTTTCCGCCCTCCCCGTGCCCCTGGTGCTCCACGGGGCTTCGGGGCTTAGCCCCGAGGAGTACCGGGCCCTGGTGCAGAGGGGCATCCGCAAGATCAACCTCTACGCCGACCTGGCCCTGGAGGCGGCCCGGGCCCTGAGGGAGGTTTCGGGGGAAGGCTACTTGGACCTCATGGCGGGGATGAAGGAGGCCCTGAAGGGGCTCGCCATGGCCCGGATGCGCCTATGGTGGGGGTAA
- a CDS encoding HAD-IA family hydrolase, with amino-acid sequence MVGVKALLLDLDGTLAETEELHREAFNRAFREAGLPFSWDRPLYKALLEVTGGKERIAHFLRSFPDAPRLSEEALTRLHQRKNALYEALLREEGAPLRPGVRRLLGEAREAGLLLALVTTTSPENARAFLETSGLKGVFHLVLAGDIVPRKKPDPAIYHLARRELGLGEGEGVAVEDSRNGLLSARGAGFPVLITPGLYTADQDFSEAQGVAEHLGEPGHPARFLQGPRAGERGVVDLDYLEEVRGWWST; translated from the coding sequence ATGGTGGGGGTAAAGGCCCTGCTCTTGGACCTGGACGGCACCCTGGCGGAGACGGAGGAGCTCCACCGGGAGGCCTTCAACCGCGCCTTCCGGGAGGCGGGCCTCCCCTTCTCCTGGGACCGGCCCCTCTACAAGGCCCTTCTGGAGGTGACGGGGGGCAAGGAGCGCATCGCCCACTTCCTCCGCTCCTTCCCGGATGCCCCCCGGCTTTCCGAGGAGGCCCTAACCCGCCTGCACCAGCGGAAAAACGCCCTCTACGAGGCCCTTCTTCGGGAGGAGGGGGCCCCTTTGCGCCCGGGGGTGCGAAGGCTTCTGGGGGAGGCCCGGGAGGCGGGGCTCCTCTTGGCCCTGGTCACCACCACCAGCCCGGAGAACGCCCGGGCCTTTTTGGAGACCAGCGGGCTAAAGGGGGTCTTTCACCTGGTCCTGGCGGGGGACATCGTGCCCCGCAAGAAGCCCGACCCCGCCATCTACCACCTGGCCCGAAGGGAGCTGGGCCTAGGGGAGGGGGAGGGGGTGGCGGTGGAGGACTCCCGGAACGGCCTCCTCTCCGCCCGGGGGGCGGGCTTCCCGGTGCTCATCACCCCGGGGCTCTACACCGCGGACCAGGACTTTTCCGAGGCCCAAGGGGTGGCGGAGCACCTGGGGGAGCCGGGGCACCCGGCCCGGTTCCTCCAGGGCCCCCGGGCGGGGGAAAGGGGAGTGGTGGACCTGGACTACCTGGAGGAGGTGAGGGGATGGTGGAGCACCTGA